From Micromonospora echinospora, one genomic window encodes:
- a CDS encoding zinc ribbon domain-containing protein has translation MKAEPAVQRRLLDLQAIDTALAQLAHRRRTLPERAELEALARELSTLEDQRVRAQVAVDDLDRDIARLEKDVDQVRTRKRRNEDRLAAGTGPARELEALQHELTSLNRRQSDLEDAELELMEQRETAQAVLDGIEQRLGEAREKRAETERRRDESLAEIAKEEEFKRSTRQPLAADLPTDLVTLYDKIRESTGLGAALLRGGRCGGCRLDLSGADRARIAKAAPDEVVRCEDCRRIMVRTNESGL, from the coding sequence GTGAAGGCTGAACCGGCAGTCCAGCGCCGCCTGCTCGACCTCCAGGCGATCGACACCGCCCTCGCCCAGCTCGCCCACCGCCGGCGCACCCTGCCCGAACGCGCCGAACTGGAGGCCCTCGCCCGGGAGCTGTCCACCCTGGAGGACCAGCGGGTCCGCGCCCAGGTGGCGGTGGACGACCTCGACCGGGACATCGCCCGGCTGGAGAAGGACGTCGACCAGGTCCGCACCCGCAAGCGCCGCAACGAGGACCGGCTCGCCGCCGGCACCGGCCCGGCCCGCGAGCTGGAGGCGCTCCAGCACGAGCTGACCTCCCTCAACCGGCGGCAGAGCGACCTGGAGGACGCCGAACTGGAGCTGATGGAGCAGCGGGAGACCGCGCAGGCCGTCCTCGACGGAATCGAGCAGCGCCTGGGGGAGGCGCGTGAGAAGCGCGCGGAGACCGAGCGGCGGCGCGACGAGAGCCTGGCCGAGATCGCCAAGGAGGAGGAGTTCAAGCGCTCCACCCGGCAGCCGCTCGCCGCCGACCTCCCGACCGACCTGGTCACGCTCTACGACAAGATCCGCGAGTCGACCGGGCTGGGCGCGGCCCTGCTGCGCGGTGGACGCTGCGGCGGCTGCCGGCTCGACCTCTCCGGAGCCGACCGGGCCCGGATCGCCAAGGCCGCCCCGGACGAGGTGGTCCGCTGCGAGGACTGCCGCCGGATCATGGTCCGTACGAACGAATCCGGGCTGTGA
- a CDS encoding bifunctional RNase H/acid phosphatase encodes MSLAAVVVEADGGSRGNPGPAGYGAVVRDADTGEVLAERSEAIGTATNNVAEYRGLIAGLTAAAELGATRVEARMDSKLVVEQMCGRWQIKNPGLRPLAAEAAVLVRRFAAVTFTWIPRERNRHADALANAAMDAAAGRAPAAPATTTPRTVEPPREVAAPDSPARAAAREAAARAATKATTGTDPATAPSSWEPRGTSEATRLVLVRHGQTEWTAQRRYSGRGDVPLSERGRDQARATAARVAALAPTVAAVVSSPLSRCTATARPIAVALGGVPLRTSDDLVECDFGAWEGRTFAEVRKEWPGELDAWLASTAVAPPDGESFTDVTVRVRRALRGLLDAYPGETVVVVSHVSPIKILLRDALAAGDAFLHRLYLDPAGVSVLDVWADGGVAVRSVNDTAHLA; translated from the coding sequence GTGAGCCTGGCCGCGGTGGTCGTCGAGGCCGACGGGGGCTCCCGGGGCAACCCGGGCCCGGCCGGCTACGGCGCCGTGGTCCGCGACGCGGACACCGGCGAGGTGCTGGCCGAACGCTCCGAGGCGATCGGTACCGCCACCAACAACGTCGCCGAGTACCGGGGACTCATCGCCGGCCTGACCGCCGCTGCCGAACTCGGCGCGACCCGGGTCGAGGCGCGGATGGACTCCAAGCTGGTCGTCGAGCAGATGTGCGGACGCTGGCAGATCAAGAACCCGGGGCTGCGTCCGCTGGCCGCCGAGGCCGCCGTGCTGGTCCGGCGCTTCGCGGCGGTGACCTTCACCTGGATCCCCCGGGAGCGCAACCGGCACGCCGACGCCCTGGCCAACGCCGCGATGGACGCCGCCGCCGGCCGGGCGCCGGCCGCCCCCGCCACGACCACGCCCCGCACCGTCGAGCCGCCGCGCGAGGTGGCCGCCCCGGACTCGCCGGCCCGGGCCGCCGCGCGGGAGGCCGCCGCCCGCGCCGCCACGAAGGCCACCACCGGCACCGACCCGGCTACCGCGCCCTCCTCCTGGGAGCCGCGCGGCACCAGCGAGGCGACCCGGCTGGTCCTGGTCCGGCACGGCCAGACCGAGTGGACGGCGCAGCGTCGCTACTCCGGCCGGGGCGACGTGCCGCTGTCCGAGCGGGGGCGGGACCAGGCCCGGGCCACCGCCGCCCGGGTGGCCGCGCTCGCGCCGACCGTCGCGGCCGTGGTCAGCTCACCCCTGTCCCGGTGTACGGCCACCGCCCGACCGATCGCCGTCGCGCTCGGTGGCGTCCCGCTGCGCACCTCCGACGACCTGGTCGAGTGCGACTTCGGGGCCTGGGAGGGGCGCACCTTCGCCGAGGTGCGCAAGGAGTGGCCCGGCGAGTTGGACGCCTGGCTCGCCTCCACCGCGGTGGCCCCGCCGGACGGGGAGTCGTTCACCGACGTGACCGTCCGGGTGCGCCGGGCGTTGCGCGGTCTGCTCGACGCGTACCCGGGGGAGACCGTGGTGGTGGTCTCGCACGTCTCCCCGATCAAGATCCTGCTGCGGGACGCGCTCGCCGCCGGGGACGCCTTCCTGCACCGGCTCTACCTCGACCCGGCCGGGGTATCGGTGCTCGACGTCTGGGCCGACGGCGGGGTCGCCGTCCGCTCCGTCAACGACACCGCCCACCTCGCCTGA
- a CDS encoding DUF3311 domain-containing protein, whose protein sequence is MAATEPEPPTPTRRPTTVRSRAKDHSPWNWLLFVPIVVPLIPVLFNGDSPRIFGFPRFYWLQLAYILLGVATTTLVYQMTKKRGGR, encoded by the coding sequence ATGGCCGCGACCGAACCGGAGCCGCCGACCCCGACGCGGCGGCCGACCACGGTACGTTCCCGGGCGAAGGACCACAGCCCGTGGAACTGGCTGCTCTTCGTCCCGATCGTGGTACCGCTGATCCCCGTCCTGTTCAACGGCGACTCGCCCCGGATCTTCGGCTTCCCGCGCTTCTACTGGCTCCAGCTGGCGTACATCCTGCTCGGCGTCGCCACCACCACGCTGGTCTACCAGATGACCAAGAAGCGGGGTGGCCGGTGA
- the mctP gene encoding monocarboxylate uptake permease MctP codes for MWRDHLTEIIVFTVLFLLVSAMGFVAARWRAPKDMAHLDEWGLGGRSFGGWITWFLVGGDLYTAYTFVAVPALIFGAGAAGFFAVPYTIVIYPMVFLVLVRLWSVSHRHGFVTPADFVRRRFDSPVLALLVAITGIVATMPYIALQLVGIEAVLKTMGVTGESTLARHLPIIVAFAILAAYTYQSGLRAPALIAFVKDTLIYIVILVAVLYLPYKLGGWGEIFDAADAKFAASENPNDGILLNANNQLQYVTLAFGSALALFLYPHSLTGVLASRNRDVIKRNMSALPAYSLLLGLIALLGYMAIAAQVTPLPGAKEGTVDSNTVVPVLFDQQFPDWFAGVAYAAIGIGALVPAAIMSIAAANLFTRNIYKEYLKRDATPAQEANVSKITSLVVKVGAVACIVFLDPQFSIDLQLIGGVIILQTLPAVALGLYTRWFHRGALIAGWAAGMGLGMWMLYQIPNAATGRKHFGGSAFPLADFGVDTKKTIYVGIVAVLVNLLVAAIVTLLLRAARVPEGSDGTTPDDYFADEGDPRVTPGPNRDADSAPEPVA; via the coding sequence ATGTGGCGTGACCACCTCACCGAGATCATCGTCTTCACGGTGCTGTTCCTGCTGGTCAGCGCGATGGGCTTCGTCGCTGCCCGGTGGCGGGCGCCGAAGGACATGGCCCACCTGGACGAGTGGGGGCTGGGCGGACGCAGCTTCGGCGGCTGGATCACCTGGTTCCTGGTCGGCGGGGACCTCTACACGGCGTACACCTTCGTGGCGGTGCCGGCGCTGATCTTCGGAGCGGGCGCGGCCGGGTTCTTCGCCGTGCCGTACACCATCGTCATCTACCCGATGGTGTTCCTGGTGCTGGTCCGGCTCTGGTCGGTGTCGCACCGGCACGGCTTCGTCACGCCGGCCGACTTCGTCCGCCGGCGTTTCGACTCCCCGGTGCTCGCCCTGCTCGTCGCGATCACCGGCATCGTCGCCACCATGCCGTACATCGCGTTGCAGTTGGTCGGCATCGAGGCGGTGCTCAAGACGATGGGCGTGACCGGGGAGAGCACCCTGGCCCGGCACCTGCCGATCATCGTGGCGTTCGCCATCCTCGCCGCCTACACGTACCAGTCCGGGCTGCGCGCGCCCGCGCTGATCGCCTTCGTCAAGGACACCCTGATCTACATCGTCATCCTGGTGGCGGTGCTCTACCTGCCGTACAAGCTGGGTGGTTGGGGGGAGATCTTCGACGCCGCGGACGCCAAGTTCGCCGCCTCGGAGAACCCGAACGACGGCATCCTGCTCAACGCCAACAACCAGCTCCAGTACGTCACCCTGGCGTTCGGCTCGGCGCTGGCGCTGTTCCTCTACCCGCACAGCCTGACCGGCGTGCTGGCCAGCCGGAACCGTGACGTGATCAAGCGGAACATGTCCGCGCTGCCCGCGTACAGTCTGCTGCTCGGGCTGATCGCGCTACTCGGCTACATGGCCATCGCGGCGCAGGTGACCCCGCTGCCGGGCGCGAAGGAGGGCACGGTCGACAGCAACACCGTCGTGCCGGTCCTGTTCGACCAGCAGTTCCCGGACTGGTTCGCCGGGGTGGCGTACGCGGCCATCGGCATCGGCGCCCTGGTGCCGGCGGCGATCATGTCGATCGCGGCGGCGAACCTGTTCACCCGCAACATCTACAAGGAGTATCTGAAGCGGGACGCCACCCCGGCCCAGGAGGCGAACGTCTCCAAGATCACCTCGCTGGTGGTGAAGGTCGGCGCGGTCGCCTGCATCGTCTTCCTCGACCCGCAGTTCTCCATCGACCTGCAACTCATCGGCGGCGTGATCATCCTCCAGACGCTGCCAGCCGTGGCGCTCGGGCTCTACACCCGCTGGTTCCACCGGGGCGCGCTGATCGCCGGCTGGGCCGCCGGCATGGGGCTCGGCATGTGGATGCTCTACCAGATCCCCAACGCGGCCACCGGCCGCAAGCACTTCGGCGGCTCGGCCTTCCCGCTGGCCGACTTCGGCGTCGACACCAAGAAGACGATCTACGTCGGTATCGTGGCGGTGCTGGTAAACCTGCTGGTCGCGGCGATCGTCACCCTGCTCCTGCGGGCCGCCCGGGTGCCTGAGGGCAGCGACGGCACCACGCCCGACGACTACTTCGCCGACGAGGGCGACCCCCGCGTCACCCCCGGCCCGAATCGGGACGCCGACAGCGCCCCGGAACCGGTCGCCTGA
- a CDS encoding TIGR02710 family CRISPR-associated CARF protein yields MGTSFVDRVARMSRIQRGDERYGEGSAALQATRFYLDHLLDDAVQRARAASVLPTRRVDLLISLCGFAATPTVLAFELLQPRRLLVLRSKDAAESVNLIGRHLVMSGRLDFETFQHETVDPSDPLDMYAKISKWLGGRDGRDAVIDITGGRKVMSAAAALAAWQLSLRLTYVENRYDPVTRKPLPGEDRLITLDNPTTLFGDQEMQRALETFRSGAYEAARQRYAEICERVAVPGRARLMRSVAELYRTWCDLDLPSLPAAVAGVRDSLPAVQREVSPQLTATLHAQLAFAERLAAGEPTAFVVCFYLLGRHYQQVSRHDFAALLFYRTIEACLTSRLRARYPGFDPDGCDYALIDAPDRLRRRYQDLGRALGSGPTQGPPAKLTLFAAAQLLVAEADDMMTAAGFTDSSGAPDLVRLRRLQDRTRARNKSVLAHGTTAISASDTDELRKEAAELLTAYWARHGDGGDLSGLLAELRFLRVDR; encoded by the coding sequence ATGGGCACGTCCTTTGTAGACCGCGTCGCGCGGATGTCCCGGATCCAACGCGGTGACGAACGGTACGGCGAGGGCAGTGCCGCGCTCCAGGCCACCCGCTTCTACCTGGACCACCTGCTCGACGACGCCGTGCAGCGGGCCCGCGCGGCGAGCGTGCTGCCGACCCGTCGGGTCGACCTGCTGATCAGTCTCTGCGGGTTCGCGGCCACCCCCACCGTGCTGGCGTTCGAACTGCTCCAGCCGCGTCGTCTGCTGGTGCTGCGGTCCAAGGACGCGGCGGAGAGCGTCAACCTGATCGGTCGGCACCTGGTGATGAGCGGCCGGCTCGACTTCGAGACGTTCCAGCACGAGACCGTCGACCCGAGCGATCCGCTCGACATGTACGCGAAGATCTCCAAGTGGCTCGGCGGGCGGGACGGCCGGGACGCGGTCATCGACATCACCGGCGGGCGGAAGGTGATGAGCGCGGCGGCGGCCCTGGCGGCCTGGCAACTCAGCCTGCGGCTGACGTACGTGGAGAACCGCTACGACCCGGTCACCCGCAAGCCGCTGCCGGGCGAAGACCGGCTGATCACGCTGGACAACCCCACCACGCTCTTCGGCGACCAGGAGATGCAGCGGGCGTTGGAGACCTTCCGGTCCGGGGCGTACGAGGCGGCCCGCCAGCGCTACGCGGAGATCTGCGAGCGGGTGGCCGTGCCGGGGCGGGCCCGCCTGATGCGCTCCGTCGCCGAGCTCTACCGCACCTGGTGCGACCTGGACCTGCCGTCCCTGCCGGCGGCGGTGGCCGGGGTACGCGACAGCCTGCCGGCCGTGCAGCGCGAGGTGTCACCGCAGCTGACCGCGACGTTGCACGCCCAACTCGCCTTCGCCGAGCGGTTGGCCGCCGGCGAGCCGACCGCCTTCGTGGTGTGCTTCTACCTGCTCGGACGGCACTACCAGCAGGTGAGCCGGCACGACTTCGCCGCCCTGCTCTTCTACCGCACGATCGAGGCGTGCCTGACCAGCCGGCTGCGGGCGCGGTACCCGGGCTTCGACCCGGACGGCTGCGACTACGCCCTGATCGACGCGCCCGACCGGTTGAGACGGCGGTACCAGGACCTGGGTCGGGCACTGGGCAGCGGACCGACGCAGGGTCCGCCGGCGAAGCTGACGCTCTTCGCGGCGGCGCAGCTCCTGGTCGCCGAGGCGGACGACATGATGACCGCCGCCGGCTTCACCGACTCCTCCGGTGCACCGGACCTCGTCCGGTTGCGGCGACTCCAGGACCGGACGAGGGCCCGGAACAAGTCGGTCCTGGCGCACGGCACCACGGCGATCTCCGCCTCGGACACCGACGAACTGCGAAAGGAGGCCGCCGAGCTGCTGACCGCGTACTGGGCGCGGCACGGCGACGGCGGTGACCTCTCCGGACTCCTGGCCGAGCTGCGCTTCCTGCGAGTGGACCGGTGA
- a CDS encoding AAA domain-containing protein codes for MTLGIPSEWVDEHSRASNPGLFDPVGLERHVVVLSWAGNFPWVGTVDQDDVAADLAAGLRMEERHGRDGNRYYVISGSRYHVFVQERPSRMAGEAITLVTNVKLAGGLSRAVAVRPSGVRFVREETWTPCSPEEVLRAYQEALAAARRRRAAVDRARSGLRQVVEQTRTYATLRGLAHRRYQPLRLLLKLLRQRSELEERVEGEGVARDTGDNGDGTVLWIDLPRTDGFREGSGVDLHHAGTILRRLRIQTVEGRQLAVSAPQREVPAGSSVRVRQEARFAMKRHADALLTFLDEEVEGDWTHLAQLLCQPARLPAPVAPTVWRWFDDELDTEQRAAVTGAVGTPHAFVVQGPPGTGKTRVITEVVRQCVARGERVLLLAPMHVAVDEVLRRVGDQPGVLAMRVSWDPGRVREDLRRFLPERVADTYLRRGRRPAASRAARWRAEADGLRRRAEAVDVYLAARRDLAGAEERLAAAVRRYRTWQQDLTGRLGDAEQNVARADRELARLDARLPQATADVERLRTELDEIPLPLVFWYRLMEVFGVHNALSELLTAMDAAVEEHRRLTAGHRKWSDRMARARADLTRLTTERAEGEPAHQAAVAEHRAARETAAGVLTAATAALTTATGYDPDRIDVAELERRHADLVAGVTRCEHRIGLERRWFELSGLTDGSADGLLGEFGADVVRSANLVCCTTTGLGRSLDDIDFDTLIVDEASRVTDSEFLIGAVRARRWILVGDEHQLPPYVESTDEHHLHALAVLSAVERDDHRDLDTAVDHLGALWVEDEELHQFRTDNVRRTAELLRRQGTWREHYRADFHATRRRLRSGGADPERTLLTAMREHLVQSLFERIVGRMPAHLRQALRTQRRMIEPIAELVRQPVYGGAYLTPRPAAVPPLRYGPTRTPIVFADTSPYGQRARDRQEGSGFVNDLEVETVRNMCRSWEQRLARSGGEPVSTSVLTFYRAQAAAVRAALGGPRYPDFRLLRFQVVDAIDKIQGQESDLVFLSFVRTHLGRGTPSPRYGRWLQDVRRLNVACTRARRGLVLVGHAPTLRSLNGVPKAEAFYANLFDVLDNGADAELVRSPR; via the coding sequence GTGACCCTGGGGATCCCGTCGGAGTGGGTCGACGAACACAGCCGGGCCAGTAACCCGGGACTCTTCGACCCGGTCGGCCTGGAACGCCACGTGGTCGTGCTCTCCTGGGCCGGGAACTTTCCCTGGGTGGGTACGGTCGACCAGGACGACGTCGCCGCCGACCTGGCCGCCGGCCTCCGGATGGAGGAACGCCACGGCCGGGACGGGAACAGGTACTACGTGATCTCCGGCTCCCGGTACCACGTCTTCGTGCAGGAGCGTCCAAGCCGTATGGCGGGCGAGGCGATCACGCTGGTCACCAACGTGAAGTTGGCCGGTGGCCTGAGCCGGGCGGTCGCCGTACGACCGTCGGGGGTGAGGTTCGTCCGCGAGGAGACCTGGACGCCCTGCTCGCCCGAGGAGGTGCTCCGGGCGTACCAGGAGGCGTTGGCGGCGGCCCGGCGACGTCGGGCGGCGGTCGACCGGGCCCGCAGCGGCCTGCGCCAGGTAGTGGAGCAGACCCGGACGTACGCCACGCTCCGGGGGCTGGCGCACCGTCGCTACCAGCCACTGCGCCTGCTGCTGAAACTACTCAGGCAACGCAGCGAGTTGGAGGAGCGGGTCGAGGGCGAGGGCGTGGCCCGGGATACGGGTGACAACGGCGACGGCACGGTCCTGTGGATCGACCTGCCGCGCACGGATGGTTTCCGGGAGGGCAGCGGGGTCGACCTCCACCACGCCGGGACGATTCTCCGGAGGCTGCGGATCCAGACCGTCGAGGGACGGCAGCTCGCCGTCTCCGCGCCGCAGCGCGAGGTGCCGGCCGGTTCGTCCGTGCGGGTGCGTCAGGAGGCCCGCTTCGCGATGAAGCGGCACGCCGACGCGTTGCTGACGTTCCTGGACGAGGAGGTCGAGGGCGACTGGACGCATCTGGCCCAGCTACTGTGCCAGCCGGCCCGGCTGCCGGCGCCAGTGGCACCGACGGTCTGGCGGTGGTTCGACGACGAGCTCGACACCGAGCAGCGGGCCGCCGTGACCGGGGCGGTCGGGACGCCGCACGCCTTCGTGGTCCAGGGGCCACCCGGCACCGGCAAGACCAGGGTGATCACCGAGGTGGTCCGGCAGTGCGTCGCCCGGGGTGAGCGGGTCCTGCTGCTCGCGCCGATGCACGTCGCGGTCGACGAGGTGCTCCGCCGGGTGGGCGACCAGCCGGGCGTACTCGCCATGCGCGTCTCCTGGGACCCCGGCCGGGTACGCGAGGACCTGCGCCGCTTCCTGCCCGAGCGGGTCGCCGACACCTACCTGCGCCGGGGCCGCCGGCCAGCCGCCTCCCGGGCGGCCCGGTGGCGGGCGGAGGCGGACGGGCTGCGCCGCCGGGCCGAGGCGGTCGACGTGTACCTGGCCGCCCGTAGGGACCTGGCCGGCGCCGAGGAGCGGCTCGCCGCAGCGGTGCGGCGGTACCGGACGTGGCAGCAGGACCTCACCGGACGACTGGGCGACGCCGAGCAGAACGTCGCCCGCGCCGACCGGGAACTGGCCCGGCTCGACGCGCGCCTGCCGCAGGCCACCGCCGACGTCGAGCGACTGCGGACCGAACTCGACGAAATACCGTTACCGCTGGTGTTCTGGTACCGCCTGATGGAGGTGTTCGGTGTCCACAACGCCCTGAGCGAACTCCTGACCGCGATGGACGCGGCCGTCGAGGAACACCGACGACTGACCGCCGGGCATCGGAAGTGGTCTGACCGGATGGCCCGGGCACGGGCCGACCTGACGCGCCTGACCACCGAGCGGGCCGAGGGAGAGCCGGCGCATCAGGCCGCCGTCGCCGAGCACCGGGCCGCCCGGGAGACCGCCGCCGGCGTGCTGACCGCCGCTACCGCCGCACTGACCACCGCGACCGGGTACGACCCGGACCGGATCGACGTCGCCGAGTTGGAACGGCGGCACGCCGACCTGGTCGCCGGGGTGACCCGGTGCGAACACCGCATCGGCCTGGAACGACGCTGGTTCGAACTTTCCGGCCTGACCGACGGGAGCGCCGACGGGCTGCTCGGCGAGTTCGGCGCCGACGTGGTCCGCTCGGCGAACCTGGTCTGCTGCACCACCACCGGTCTGGGCCGGAGCCTCGACGACATCGACTTCGACACGCTCATCGTGGACGAGGCGAGCCGGGTCACCGACAGCGAGTTCCTCATCGGCGCGGTCCGGGCGCGCCGATGGATCCTCGTCGGCGACGAGCACCAGCTGCCGCCCTACGTGGAGTCCACCGACGAGCACCACCTGCACGCCCTCGCCGTGCTCTCGGCCGTCGAACGCGACGACCACCGCGACCTGGACACGGCGGTGGACCACCTCGGCGCCCTGTGGGTCGAGGACGAGGAGCTGCACCAGTTCCGTACCGACAACGTGCGACGCACCGCCGAACTGCTCCGCCGCCAGGGCACGTGGCGCGAGCACTACCGCGCCGACTTCCACGCGACGCGTCGACGGTTGCGCTCGGGTGGCGCAGACCCGGAGCGCACCCTCCTCACCGCCATGCGCGAGCACCTGGTCCAGAGTCTCTTCGAGCGGATCGTCGGCCGCATGCCGGCACACCTGCGCCAGGCACTGCGGACCCAACGCCGGATGATCGAGCCGATCGCCGAACTGGTTCGGCAACCGGTGTACGGCGGCGCGTACCTCACCCCCCGCCCGGCCGCCGTGCCCCCGCTGCGGTACGGGCCGACCCGTACCCCGATCGTCTTCGCGGACACCTCCCCGTACGGACAGCGGGCCCGGGACCGGCAGGAAGGCAGCGGCTTCGTCAACGACCTCGAGGTGGAAACCGTAAGGAACATGTGCCGATCCTGGGAGCAGCGACTGGCCCGATCCGGCGGCGAGCCCGTCTCCACCAGCGTGCTGACCTTCTACCGGGCCCAGGCGGCGGCGGTCCGGGCCGCGCTCGGCGGACCCCGTTACCCGGACTTCCGGCTGCTCCGGTTCCAGGTGGTCGACGCCATCGACAAGATCCAGGGTCAGGAGAGCGACCTGGTGTTCCTCTCCTTCGTCCGGACCCACCTGGGCCGGGGAACCCCGTCACCCCGCTACGGCCGGTGGTTGCAGGATGTTCGCCGACTCAACGTCGCGTGCACCCGCGCCCGACGGGGGCTGGTGCTGGTCGGCCACGCCCCCACCCTGCGCAGCCTCAACGGGGTGCCGAAGGCGGAGGCGTTCTACGCCAACCTGTTCGACGTGCTCGACAATGGCGCGGACGCCGAACTCGTCCGCAGTCCCCGGTGA
- a CDS encoding phospholipase D-like domain-containing protein — MTERTRIDLGRVRTPSGFFLPVSAPDEPFVAAPPADRHYRHHFTYRGSAESIRQAAVELIRSARRKIFLASFRIGDRRIIDALVDAVERLRGGVYVVTSWNESTLRRGLAELDDLDADDVAVQKKQFDSLTRRGIALRGHEQCHAKFLVVDDERALVSSANLETSALADRPERAATGESGVVLTDAVEVRRLARFFTRMWFAGCTWEVTPGTEYALRQRAPVDAPVIVTPSTGPHGVVWTDGNEHGILTTLHDVIGRARHELLLATFGLVGVRDRPEMLLDPLRRAIREHGVDVRLLVRARNNIADHRRDTAALAEAGVRIHADSYTHAKGVVADGRHGALFSANLDASHGLYDGVEVGVRLDHRPVLTEARRYLLHAMAHADRRFEPQPTGRALDAGLRAAWQTRWRGRARITVAASDADWRTLTEAVEWGPVLWTDDGVLRLHAADRVFTLNGPTRRLRVTRADEPALDRMNRWYGLRGEGSGTRRGVCPAVLVRA; from the coding sequence ATGACTGAGCGCACCAGAATCGACCTCGGTCGGGTCCGTACGCCCTCGGGGTTCTTTCTCCCGGTGTCGGCGCCGGACGAGCCGTTCGTCGCCGCCCCACCCGCCGACCGGCACTACCGGCATCACTTCACCTACCGGGGCTCCGCCGAGTCGATCCGGCAGGCGGCCGTGGAGCTCATCCGGTCGGCCCGCCGGAAGATCTTCCTGGCCAGCTTCCGGATCGGGGACCGCCGGATCATCGACGCGCTGGTCGACGCGGTCGAGCGGCTGCGCGGCGGGGTGTACGTGGTGACCTCGTGGAACGAGAGCACCCTGCGCCGTGGGCTGGCCGAACTCGACGACCTCGACGCCGACGACGTGGCCGTGCAGAAGAAGCAGTTCGACAGCCTCACCCGGCGCGGCATCGCGTTGCGCGGCCACGAGCAGTGCCACGCCAAGTTCCTCGTCGTCGACGACGAAAGGGCCCTGGTCAGCAGCGCCAACCTGGAGACCAGCGCCCTCGCGGACCGGCCCGAGCGGGCGGCCACGGGGGAGAGCGGCGTGGTGCTCACCGACGCCGTGGAGGTGCGACGGCTGGCCCGGTTCTTCACCCGGATGTGGTTCGCCGGCTGCACCTGGGAGGTGACTCCCGGCACCGAGTACGCCCTACGGCAGCGGGCGCCGGTCGACGCGCCGGTGATTGTCACACCGAGCACCGGACCGCACGGGGTCGTCTGGACCGACGGCAACGAACACGGCATTCTCACCACCTTGCACGACGTGATCGGCCGGGCCCGGCACGAACTGCTGCTCGCCACGTTCGGGCTGGTGGGCGTCCGGGACCGCCCGGAGATGCTGCTCGACCCGCTGCGCCGCGCGATCCGGGAGCACGGCGTGGACGTCCGGCTGCTGGTGCGGGCCCGCAACAACATCGCCGACCACCGCCGCGACACCGCGGCCCTCGCCGAGGCCGGCGTCCGCATCCACGCCGACTCGTACACCCACGCCAAGGGGGTTGTCGCGGACGGTCGGCACGGTGCGCTGTTCTCGGCGAACCTGGACGCCTCGCACGGCCTCTACGACGGGGTGGAGGTCGGCGTCCGACTCGACCACCGGCCGGTGCTCACCGAGGCCCGGCGGTATCTGCTGCACGCCATGGCGCACGCCGACCGGCGGTTCGAGCCGCAACCCACCGGTCGCGCCCTCGACGCCGGACTGCGTGCCGCCTGGCAGACCAGGTGGCGGGGCCGTGCCCGGATCACGGTGGCCGCCTCCGACGCCGACTGGCGCACCCTGACCGAGGCGGTCGAGTGGGGCCCGGTGCTCTGGACGGACGACGGCGTGCTGCGGCTGCACGCCGCCGACCGGGTCTTCACCCTGAACGGCCCGACCCGGCGGCTTCGCGTCACGCGTGCCGACGAACCGGCACTGGACCGGATGAACCGCTGGTACGGGCTCCGCGGCGAGGGCAGCGGCACCCGGCGGGGCGTCTGCCCGGCCGTCCTCGTCCGGGCCTGA
- a CDS encoding sulfite exporter TauE/SafE family protein, with translation MDLSDAALLLVAGLAAGTVNAVAGGGSLITFPALIAVGLPPVAANVSNSVAVCPGYLASVAGSWRDLPPRRAVLALLPTALVGTTIGALLLLNTPARAFELVVPFLVLGATAVLAFQDPLRRLVGHPRDLGARRRVVTLQVMVLLGTVYGGYFGAALGVMLIAGLALVLDETLARVAALKNMLSAVVGLTTVGIFAAFGPLNWAAVAVVAPATLVGGYVGARLVRRLPPVVLKSLIVVFGTVIGGYLLHRALR, from the coding sequence ATGGATCTCTCCGACGCCGCGTTGCTGCTCGTCGCCGGTCTCGCCGCGGGCACGGTCAACGCGGTGGCCGGCGGCGGTTCCCTGATCACCTTTCCCGCGTTGATCGCGGTGGGGCTGCCCCCGGTGGCGGCGAACGTGAGCAACTCGGTGGCGGTGTGCCCCGGCTACCTGGCGAGCGTGGCGGGGAGCTGGCGGGACCTGCCGCCCCGACGGGCGGTGCTGGCGCTGCTGCCCACCGCCCTGGTCGGTACGACGATCGGGGCGCTCCTGCTGCTCAACACGCCTGCGCGGGCGTTCGAGCTGGTCGTGCCCTTCCTGGTGCTCGGGGCGACGGCGGTGCTGGCGTTCCAGGATCCGCTGCGCCGGCTGGTCGGTCATCCGCGCGACCTGGGTGCACGCCGCCGGGTGGTCACGCTCCAGGTGATGGTCCTGCTCGGCACGGTGTACGGGGGTTACTTCGGGGCCGCGCTCGGGGTGATGCTGATCGCCGGGCTGGCCCTGGTGCTGGACGAGACGCTGGCCCGGGTGGCGGCGCTGAAGAACATGCTCTCGGCGGTGGTCGGGCTGACCACGGTGGGGATCTTTGCCGCTTTCGGGCCGCTGAACTGGGCCGCCGTGGCGGTGGTCGCCCCGGCGACGCTGGTGGGCGGGTACGTGGGCGCACGGCTGGTCCGCCGGTTGCCGCCGGTGGTGCTGAAGTCCCTGATCGTGGTCTTCGGCACGGTGATCGGCGGCTACCTGTTGCACCGCGCGCTGCGCTGA